In the genome of Eschrichtius robustus isolate mEscRob2 chromosome 12, mEscRob2.pri, whole genome shotgun sequence, one region contains:
- the LOC137773151 gene encoding kelch domain-containing protein 3 isoform X1 yields MLRWTVHLEGGPRRVNHAAVAVGHRVYSFGGYCSGEDYETLRQIDVHIFNAVSLRWTKLPPVRPATRGQAPVVPYMRYGHSTVLIDDTVFLWGGRNDTEGACNVLYAFDVNTHKWSTPRVAGTVPGARDGHSACVLGKTMYIFGGYEQLADCFSNDIHKLDTSTMTWTLICTKGNPARWRDFHSATMLGSHMYVFGGRADRFGPFHSNNEIYCNRIRVFDTRTEAWLDCPPTPVLPEGRRSHSAFGYNGELYIFGGYNARLNRHFHDLWKFNPVSFTWKKIEPKGKGPCPRRRQCCCIVGDKIVLFGGTSPSPEEGLGDEFDLIDHSDLHILDFSPSLKTLCKLAVIQYNLDQSCLPHDIRWELNAMTTNSNISRPIVSSHG; encoded by the exons ATGTTACGGTGGACGGTGCACCTGGAGGGCGGGCCCCGCAGGGTGAACCATGCTGCAGTGGCTGTCGGGCACCGGGTGTACTCCTTTGGGGGTTACTGCTCTGGTGAAGACTATGAGACGCTGCGTCAGATTGATGTGCACATTTTCAATGCAG TGTCCTTGCGTTGGACAAAGCTGCCCCCAGTGAGGCCCGCCACCCGCGGGCAGGCTCCCGTGGTACCCTACATGCGGTATGGACACTCCACCGTCCTCATCGACGACACAGTCTTCCTTTGGGGCGGGCGGAATGACACCGAAGGGGCCTGCAATGTGCTGTATGCCTTTGACGTCA atACTCACAAATGGTCCACACCCCGAGTGGCAGGAACAGTTCCTGGGGCCCGGGATGGACATTCGGCTTGTGTCCTGGGCAAGACCATGTACATTTTCGGGGGCTACGAGCAGCTG GCGGACTGCTTTTCCAATGATATTCACAAGCTGGATACCAGCACCATGACATGGACCCTGATCTGTACAAAG GGCAACCCTGCACGCTGGAGAGACTTCCACTCGGCCACAATGCTGGGCAGTCACATGTATGTCTTTGGGGGCCGTGCAGACCGTTTTGGGCCATTCCATTCCAACAATGAGATTTACTGCAACCGCATCCGTGTCTTTGACACGAGGACTGAGGCCTGGCTGGACTGTCCACCCACCCCAGTGCTGCCCGAGGGGCGCCGGAGCcactcagcct tTGGCTACAATGGGGAGCTGTACATTTTTGGTGGCTATAATGCAAGGCTGAACCGGCACTTCCATGATCTCTGGAAGTTTAACCCTG TGTCGTTTACCTGGAAAAAGATTGAACCGAAGGGGAAGGGGCCATGTCCCCGCCGGCGCCAGTGCTGCTGTATTGTTGGTGACAAGATTGTCCTCTTTGGGGGTACCAG TCCATCTCCTGAGGAAGGCCTGGGAGATGAATTTGACCTCATAGATCATTCTGACTTACACATTTTGGACTTTA GCCCTAGTCTGAAGACTCTGTGCAAACTGGCTGTGATTCAGTATAACCTGGACCAGTCCTGTTTGCCCCATGACATCAG GTGGGAGCTGAATGCCATGACCACCAACAGCAATATCAGTCGCCCCATTGTCTCCTCCCATGGGTAG
- the LOC137773151 gene encoding kelch domain-containing protein 3 isoform X2, producing the protein MLRWTVHLEGGPRRVNHAAVAVGHRVYSFGGYCSGEDYETLRQIDVHIFNAVSLRWTKLPPVRPATRGQAPVVPYMRYGHSTVLIDDTVFLWGGRNDTEGACNVLYAFDVNTHKWSTPRVAGTVPGARDGHSACVLGKTMYIFGGYEQLADCFSNDIHKLDTSTMTWTLICTKGNPARWRDFHSATMLGSHMYVFGGRADRFGPFHSNNEIYCNRIRVFDTRTEAWLDCPPTPVLPEGRRSHSAFGYNGELYIFGGYNARLNRHFHDLWKFNPVSFTWKKIEPKGKGPCPRRRQCCCIVGDKIVLFGGTSPSPEEGLGDEFDLIDHSDLHILDFSTSHMSFEELLELQSQVGTKTYKQLVTGNSTKKQSSRPPVQKACVADKHRPLEMSAKARVPFLRQVVPISKKVARDPRFDDLSGEYNPEVFDKTYQFLNDIRAREKDLVKKQLKKRRSGEEREKLQQLLQQMEQQEMAQQERKRQQELHLALKQEQRAQAQQGHRPYFLKKSEQRQLVLAEKFKELKRSKKLESFLSRKRRRNAGKDRRHLPLSKE; encoded by the exons ATGTTACGGTGGACGGTGCACCTGGAGGGCGGGCCCCGCAGGGTGAACCATGCTGCAGTGGCTGTCGGGCACCGGGTGTACTCCTTTGGGGGTTACTGCTCTGGTGAAGACTATGAGACGCTGCGTCAGATTGATGTGCACATTTTCAATGCAG TGTCCTTGCGTTGGACAAAGCTGCCCCCAGTGAGGCCCGCCACCCGCGGGCAGGCTCCCGTGGTACCCTACATGCGGTATGGACACTCCACCGTCCTCATCGACGACACAGTCTTCCTTTGGGGCGGGCGGAATGACACCGAAGGGGCCTGCAATGTGCTGTATGCCTTTGACGTCA atACTCACAAATGGTCCACACCCCGAGTGGCAGGAACAGTTCCTGGGGCCCGGGATGGACATTCGGCTTGTGTCCTGGGCAAGACCATGTACATTTTCGGGGGCTACGAGCAGCTG GCGGACTGCTTTTCCAATGATATTCACAAGCTGGATACCAGCACCATGACATGGACCCTGATCTGTACAAAG GGCAACCCTGCACGCTGGAGAGACTTCCACTCGGCCACAATGCTGGGCAGTCACATGTATGTCTTTGGGGGCCGTGCAGACCGTTTTGGGCCATTCCATTCCAACAATGAGATTTACTGCAACCGCATCCGTGTCTTTGACACGAGGACTGAGGCCTGGCTGGACTGTCCACCCACCCCAGTGCTGCCCGAGGGGCGCCGGAGCcactcagcct tTGGCTACAATGGGGAGCTGTACATTTTTGGTGGCTATAATGCAAGGCTGAACCGGCACTTCCATGATCTCTGGAAGTTTAACCCTG TGTCGTTTACCTGGAAAAAGATTGAACCGAAGGGGAAGGGGCCATGTCCCCGCCGGCGCCAGTGCTGCTGTATTGTTGGTGACAAGATTGTCCTCTTTGGGGGTACCAG TCCATCTCCTGAGGAAGGCCTGGGAGATGAATTTGACCTCATAGATCATTCTGACTTACACATTTTGGACTTTA GCACATCTCACATGTCATTTGAGGAGCTGTTGGAATTGCAGAGCCAAGTGGGGACTAAGACGTACAAACAATTGGTAACTGGAAACAGCACTAAGAAGCAAAGTTCCAGACCACCTGTCCAAAAAGCATGCGTTGCAGATAAGCACAG GCCTCTGGAAATGTCAGCCAAGGCCCGGGTGCCATTTTTGCGTCAAGTtgttcccatcagtaagaag GTAGCCCGGGACCCCCGCTTTGACGATCTGTCAGGGGAATATAATCCTGAGGTGTTTGATAAAACGTATCAATTCCTAAATGACATCCGAGCCAGAGAGAAAGAT CTTGTGAAAAAGCAGCTGAAGAAGCGCCGTTCAGGGGAGGAGCGTGAGAAACTGCAGCAGCTGCTTCAGCAAATG GAGCAGCAAGAAATGGCACAGCAGGAACGGAAGCGGCAGCAGGAGCTGCACCTGGCCCTGAAGCAGGAGCAGCGGGCTCAGGCCCAGCAGGGCCATCGGCCATACTTCCTGAAGAAGT CTGAGCAGCGCCAGTTGGTCCTTGCTGAGAAGTTCAAGGAGCTGAAACGAAGCAAGAAGCTAGAGAGCTTCTTGAGTCGAAAGAGGCGCCGAAATGCAGGCAAGGACAGAAGACATCTCCCTTTGAGCAAAGAGTAG